In Solea senegalensis isolate Sse05_10M linkage group LG18, IFAPA_SoseM_1, whole genome shotgun sequence, a single window of DNA contains:
- the atad1b gene encoding outer mitochondrial transmembrane helix translocase isoform X2, whose protein sequence is MVLGEVPAENMARPLGRNEVIGLLFRLTIFGAVTYFTIKWMVDAIDPTRKQKVEAQKQAEKLMRQIGVKNVKLSEYEMSIAAHLVDPLTMQITWRDIAGLDEVITELKETVILPVQKRHLFQGSRLLQPPKGVLLYGPPGCGKTLIAKATAKEAGFRFINLQPSTLTDKWYGESQKLAAAVFSLAVKLQPSIIFIDEIDSFLRSRSSSDHEATAMMKAQFMSLWDGLDTDHHCQVIIMGATNRPQDLDSAILRRMPTRFHINQPSVQQREQILRLILEHESVDSSVSLNTVAKETDGFSGSDLREMCRDAALLCVRDFVHTQDDSDDVIRPIHQSDLQRAISKMKKSKSAGGHSVLLHAALD, encoded by the exons ATGGTGTTGGGGGAGGTCCCTGCTGAGAACATGGCCCGCCCCCTGGGCAGGAACGAGGTCATCGGCCTCCTCTTCCGTCTCACCATCTTCGGTGCCGTCACCTACTTCACCATCAAGTGGATGGTGGACGCCATCGACCCGACCAGGAAGCAGAAGGTGGAGGCTCAGAAACAG GCCGAGAAGTTGATGCGACAAATCGGCGTGAAGAACGTCAAACTGTCCGAGTACGAGATGAGCATCGCCGCTCACCTGGTCGACCCGCTCACCATGCAG ATCACCTGGAGAGACATCGCAGGTCTGGACGAGGTCATCACCGAGTTAAAGGAGACGGTGATTTTACCTGTGCAGAAGAGACACCTGTTCCAGGGCTCCAGACTCCTGCAGCCGCCCAAAG gTGTTCTGCTGTATGGACCCCCTGGCTGCGGTAAAACACTGATCGCCAAGGCGACGGCCAAAGAGGCGGGGTTTCGTTTCATCAACCTGCAGCCGAGCACTTTGACGGACAAGTGGTACGGAGAGTCCCAGAAACTGGCCGCTGCTGTCTTCTCATTGGCTGTTAAACTGCAGCCGTCAATCATCTTCATCGACGAGatcg actCATTCCTCAGAAGTCGCTCCAGCTCTGATCATGAAGCCACCGCCATGATGAAAGCTCAGTTCATGAGTCTGTGGGACGGACTGGACACTGATCATCACTGTCAG GTGATCATCATGGGAGCCACTAACCGGCCTCAGGATCTGGATTCTGCGATCCTGAGGAGGATGCCCACGAGATTCCACATCAACCAACCG AGcgtccagcagagggagcagatCCTGCGGCTGATCCTGGAGCACGAGAGC GTGGACTCCTCGGTCAGCCTCAACACTGTTGCCAAGGAAACGGACGGTTTCTCGGGAAGCGACCTGAGAGAGATGTGTCGCGACGCAGCGCTTCTCTGTGTGCGAGACTTTGTCCACACTCAGGACGACAG tgatgatgtcatccgTCCCATCCATCAGTCTGACCTCCAGAGAGCCATCAGCAAGATGAAGAAATCCAAATCAGCGGGCGGACACAGCGTCCTGCTGCACGCCGCTCTGGACTGA
- the atad1b gene encoding outer mitochondrial transmembrane helix translocase isoform X1, whose product MEQGREGFSLLLFVYLPTMVLGEVPAENMARPLGRNEVIGLLFRLTIFGAVTYFTIKWMVDAIDPTRKQKVEAQKQAEKLMRQIGVKNVKLSEYEMSIAAHLVDPLTMQITWRDIAGLDEVITELKETVILPVQKRHLFQGSRLLQPPKGVLLYGPPGCGKTLIAKATAKEAGFRFINLQPSTLTDKWYGESQKLAAAVFSLAVKLQPSIIFIDEIDSFLRSRSSSDHEATAMMKAQFMSLWDGLDTDHHCQVIIMGATNRPQDLDSAILRRMPTRFHINQPSVQQREQILRLILEHESVDSSVSLNTVAKETDGFSGSDLREMCRDAALLCVRDFVHTQDDSDDVIRPIHQSDLQRAISKMKKSKSAGGHSVLLHAALD is encoded by the exons ATGGAGCAAGGAAGAGAAGGATTTAG cctgttgttgtttgtttatttacctACCATGGTGTTGGGGGAGGTCCCTGCTGAGAACATGGCCCGCCCCCTGGGCAGGAACGAGGTCATCGGCCTCCTCTTCCGTCTCACCATCTTCGGTGCCGTCACCTACTTCACCATCAAGTGGATGGTGGACGCCATCGACCCGACCAGGAAGCAGAAGGTGGAGGCTCAGAAACAG GCCGAGAAGTTGATGCGACAAATCGGCGTGAAGAACGTCAAACTGTCCGAGTACGAGATGAGCATCGCCGCTCACCTGGTCGACCCGCTCACCATGCAG ATCACCTGGAGAGACATCGCAGGTCTGGACGAGGTCATCACCGAGTTAAAGGAGACGGTGATTTTACCTGTGCAGAAGAGACACCTGTTCCAGGGCTCCAGACTCCTGCAGCCGCCCAAAG gTGTTCTGCTGTATGGACCCCCTGGCTGCGGTAAAACACTGATCGCCAAGGCGACGGCCAAAGAGGCGGGGTTTCGTTTCATCAACCTGCAGCCGAGCACTTTGACGGACAAGTGGTACGGAGAGTCCCAGAAACTGGCCGCTGCTGTCTTCTCATTGGCTGTTAAACTGCAGCCGTCAATCATCTTCATCGACGAGatcg actCATTCCTCAGAAGTCGCTCCAGCTCTGATCATGAAGCCACCGCCATGATGAAAGCTCAGTTCATGAGTCTGTGGGACGGACTGGACACTGATCATCACTGTCAG GTGATCATCATGGGAGCCACTAACCGGCCTCAGGATCTGGATTCTGCGATCCTGAGGAGGATGCCCACGAGATTCCACATCAACCAACCG AGcgtccagcagagggagcagatCCTGCGGCTGATCCTGGAGCACGAGAGC GTGGACTCCTCGGTCAGCCTCAACACTGTTGCCAAGGAAACGGACGGTTTCTCGGGAAGCGACCTGAGAGAGATGTGTCGCGACGCAGCGCTTCTCTGTGTGCGAGACTTTGTCCACACTCAGGACGACAG tgatgatgtcatccgTCCCATCCATCAGTCTGACCTCCAGAGAGCCATCAGCAAGATGAAGAAATCCAAATCAGCGGGCGGACACAGCGTCCTGCTGCACGCCGCTCTGGACTGA
- the minpp1b gene encoding multiple inositol polyphosphate phosphatase 1b produces MFPVLLPADRVLLTAASLLWTRLFCSSLSVPDIPHIATYFGTKTRYEDAYPHLLQDVYSVNTSVLRPPATERCSPVHLTAVIRHGSRYPTAKNIRRIQRLSELVRTGASRGSAGSWLQELQSRWVMWYTEDMDGQLVMKGRDDLRQLAKRLSVLFPSLLSEENVRRRRITFLTSSKHRCVSSVEAFQEGLLLRGGGARGGDSEVEYSHQVDDELMRFFDRCRGYVEGVENNLTALQEVEKFKHGEEMEGVRRRMMERLSLHHEHLTPDLVEAAFFLCSYELSIKSLHSPWCFLFDDHDAKVLEYKSDLKHYWKRSHGHVINGLSSCPLFHHIFRNLDKAGRPRRSTEASPEPASVLVGHAETLLPLLSLLGLHKDQTPPTADNYHLQHGRSFRASRIVPYAANVVFVVYDCERGPRLQLLVNETPVRFPGLDTEDAPLYRDVRAVYRHLLDGCDFHKECEGTMVGRAPNIEL; encoded by the exons ATGTTCCCCGTTCTGCTGCCCGCAGACAGAGTCCTTCTGACGGCTGCGAGTCTGCTCTGGACCCGCCtcttctgctcctctctgtcGGTACCGGACATCCCGCACATCGCCACTTACTTCGGGACGAAGACTCGGTACGAGGACGCGTATCCGCACCTGCTGCAGGATGTGTACTCCGTCAACACTTCCGTCCTCAGACCTCCGGCTACGGAGCGCTGCTCCCCGGTCCACCTTACCGCCGTCATCCGCCACGGCAGCCGCTACCCGACCGCCAAGAACATCCGCAGGATCCAGAGACTGAGCGAACTGGTCCGGACCGGAGCGTCCCGGGGCTCCGCGGGCTCCTGGCTGCAGGAGCTCCAGAGCCGCTGGGTCATGTGGTACACCGAGGACATGGACG gtcAGCTGGTGATGAAGGGCAGGGACGACCTCCGTCAGCTGGCCAAGCGTCTCTCTGTCTTATTTCCGTCTCTGCTGTCAGAGGAgaacgtgaggaggaggaggatcacgTTTCTGACCAGCTCCAAACATCGATGTGTGAGCAGCGTGGAGGCGTTTCAGGAGGGGCTGCTGCTGCGAGGAGGcggagcaagaggaggagacagcG agGTGGAGTACAGTCATCAGGTGGATGATGAGCTGATGCGTTTCTTCGATCGTTGCCGTGGTTACGTGGAGGGCGTGGAGAACAACCTCACGGCTCTACAAGAAGTGGAGAAGTTCAAACACggggaggagatggagggagtgaggaggaggatgatggagAGACTGAGCCTTCATCATGAACACCTGacaccag ATTTGGTTGAAGCAGCTTTCTTCCTGTGTTCATatgagctgtcaatcaaatctCTTCACTCTCCCTGGTGTTTCCTGTTTGACGATCACGACGCCAag gtgttGGAGTATAAATCTGACCTGAAGCATTACTGGAAACGCTCTCATGGTCATGTGATCAACGGTCTGTCCAGCTGTCCTCTCTTCCATCACATCTTCAGGAACCTGGACAAGGCCGGACGTCCCCGCAG GTCCACTGAGGCGTCTCCAGAACCCGCCTCGGTCCTCGTGGGTCACGCTGAGAcgctcctccctctcctgtctCTGCTGGGACTTCACAAGGATCAGACTCCGCCCACAGCAGACAACTACCACCTGCAGCACG GGCGGAGTTTCCGGGCGAGTCGGATCGTCCCATATGCCGCTAACGTTGTCTTCGTGGTGTACGACTGCGAGCGTGGTCCTCGTCTGCAGCTGCTCGTCAACGAGACGCCAGTTCGATTCCCGGGGCTGGACACGGAGGACGCACCGCTGTACCGCGACGTCCGCGCCGTGTaccgccacctgctggacgGCTGCGACTTCCACAAGGAGTGCGAGGGGACCATGGTGGGCCGTGCCCCCAACATTGAGCTCTGA